A single region of the Oenococcus kitaharae DSM 17330 genome encodes:
- a CDS encoding SpaH/EbpB family LPXTG-anchored major pilin has product MKNKLWTFIAGLILLLPLTLSSFVASTQAFAADTSTVNVTLHKRVFDEGQLPADKQNTGEVTTDFGGMPLAGVTFTAYDVTDQYLTLRGSGDTAQQAIAQIQADSTNSAPAYATMLSSGVTTAPDGTYTFTNLALKDGNKDKVYLFLETDSPTNVIAKAAPIVLAMPIYANGSDTQINTNIHVYPKNEKADPIVKDLTDQSKLDLTVTLPDGSKIFNAAYGQTFGYTIQVAVPWNIKDKDTFTVVDTPDMGIDINTASVAVAGLTKGTDYTVAVNQPAGKGLGYRITFDTSSAAVRAQAGKKLMITYQAVLTNAATPDTGLNNTASLAIGNGTDLTTTDTPGPVIYTGGAKFIKEDKQSAAKLAGAEFKLVRVNASGDIVAYATQAADGSYTWNAAAAGATIYTSDAAGMLTLQGLAYSAKLAAGESYALLETKAPTGYALLTAPVKFTVTQGSYGDRNTITIVNIQKGILPATGGSGIVIFLVIGSILMASAYLWNKKRQDQSEI; this is encoded by the coding sequence ATGAAAAATAAGCTATGGACATTTATAGCCGGCTTAATTTTGCTGCTTCCGCTGACACTTTCATCTTTCGTTGCTTCAACCCAGGCTTTTGCAGCTGACACAAGTACAGTTAACGTGACACTGCACAAGCGGGTTTTCGATGAAGGACAATTACCGGCTGATAAACAAAATACCGGTGAAGTTACAACGGATTTTGGCGGCATGCCGCTCGCGGGCGTTACCTTTACAGCCTACGATGTTACTGATCAATACCTGACATTACGTGGGTCTGGCGATACAGCCCAGCAGGCAATCGCTCAAATTCAGGCAGACTCGACAAATAGTGCACCGGCCTATGCAACAATGCTTTCCAGCGGCGTTACCACAGCACCTGACGGCACTTACACGTTTACCAATCTTGCTTTAAAAGATGGCAATAAGGATAAAGTTTATCTTTTCCTTGAAACAGATTCACCGACCAATGTGATTGCCAAAGCCGCACCAATAGTATTGGCTATGCCGATCTATGCTAACGGTTCTGACACACAGATTAATACAAATATTCACGTTTATCCGAAAAATGAAAAGGCAGATCCGATTGTTAAGGATTTGACTGATCAAAGCAAACTGGATTTGACTGTGACTCTGCCTGATGGCAGCAAGATTTTCAACGCTGCTTACGGCCAGACTTTTGGTTATACAATCCAGGTTGCTGTTCCTTGGAACATCAAGGACAAAGACACCTTTACTGTTGTTGATACACCCGACATGGGTATTGATATTAATACAGCTTCAGTAGCTGTTGCAGGTTTGACTAAGGGCACTGATTATACAGTTGCCGTTAACCAGCCAGCTGGTAAGGGTTTGGGCTACAGAATTACCTTTGATACAAGCAGTGCAGCTGTTCGTGCACAGGCTGGTAAGAAATTAATGATTACTTATCAGGCCGTGCTGACTAATGCTGCAACACCTGATACCGGATTGAACAACACTGCTTCTCTGGCTATCGGAAATGGTACTGACTTGACAACAACTGACACACCGGGACCGGTTATCTATACTGGCGGTGCTAAGTTCATCAAGGAAGACAAGCAGAGCGCCGCTAAATTAGCTGGTGCTGAATTCAAGCTTGTCAGAGTTAATGCCAGCGGCGATATCGTTGCCTATGCAACACAAGCTGCTGACGGCAGCTACACTTGGAATGCTGCAGCAGCAGGTGCAACTATCTACACTTCTGATGCCGCAGGTATGCTGACTCTGCAGGGTCTTGCATATTCCGCTAAGCTGGCAGCCGGCGAAAGCTATGCGCTGTTGGAAACAAAAGCACCTACAGGTTATGCACTTTTGACAGCTCCTGTTAAGTTCACTGTGACTCAAGGCAGTTATGGCGACAGAAATACAATCACGATTGTCAACATTCAAAAGGGTATCCTGCCAGCTACCGGCGGCTCAGGAATCGTTATCTTCCTGGTCATCGGTTCAATTTTGATGGCAAGTGCTTATCTTTGGAACAAGAAGCGTCAAGACCAATCAGAAATCTAA
- a CDS encoding pilin N-terminal domain-containing protein: MIKKILSLLIASLMMGVLFAVNGVKTSIARADESGQVTVMLHHRLSWDNLPAQTPNNGYERTGSDGLIAGANTAFAVYDISNQLKNYPGDSAVFLSQFKTMDQAAIDSYITDHGLVKVAEKTTDTQGIASFNLTDGLQQAYLIVQLQNDAQSVNQLMFEQRSDPIAFSLPIYAMNSNVPLSVIHLYTKSAIVNRIPYFFKYGQTLTKTQMPLAGAKFAFYQLIAGKKTYLTNTNGWQASDHPLTDPAVRKIVSGSNGLVALDNSTLAAGTYYFEELQTLKGYEISAAATQIKVEIPAASALTNIPAITVNGQALSKTVAGQIPADVFKNASPRVYNYEKAVKSSNGQVFPFLPQTGESIGLISLAGLLAILATSFIWLQKKKRNIEK; the protein is encoded by the coding sequence ATGATTAAAAAGATATTATCACTGCTTATCGCGTCTCTTATGATGGGTGTCTTGTTTGCTGTCAATGGTGTCAAGACCTCGATCGCGCGGGCTGATGAAAGCGGGCAGGTGACTGTCATGCTCCATCATCGCCTAAGCTGGGATAATCTGCCAGCGCAAACGCCAAACAATGGTTATGAACGGACCGGTTCGGATGGGTTAATTGCTGGTGCAAATACGGCTTTTGCCGTTTATGACATCAGCAATCAATTGAAAAACTATCCAGGCGATTCGGCCGTTTTCTTAAGCCAATTTAAAACGATGGATCAAGCGGCCATCGACAGCTATATTACTGATCACGGCTTGGTCAAAGTGGCTGAAAAAACCACTGATACCCAGGGTATTGCCTCATTTAACCTGACAGACGGCCTCCAGCAGGCTTATCTGATTGTTCAGCTGCAAAACGATGCACAATCAGTGAACCAGCTGATGTTTGAACAGCGGTCGGATCCGATTGCCTTCAGTCTGCCAATTTATGCAATGAACAGTAATGTACCGCTATCCGTGATCCATCTTTACACGAAGTCGGCCATCGTCAACCGAATTCCCTACTTCTTCAAATACGGGCAGACGCTGACGAAGACGCAAATGCCGCTAGCAGGCGCCAAATTCGCTTTCTATCAGTTAATCGCTGGCAAGAAAACTTATCTGACTAATACAAACGGCTGGCAGGCAAGCGACCATCCTTTGACGGATCCTGCTGTTAGAAAAATCGTTTCCGGGTCTAATGGCCTGGTAGCTTTGGATAACAGCACATTGGCGGCCGGCACCTATTATTTTGAAGAATTACAGACATTGAAAGGATATGAAATTTCGGCTGCGGCCACACAGATCAAAGTCGAAATCCCTGCTGCCTCGGCACTGACGAATATACCGGCAATCACGGTAAACGGCCAGGCACTTTCTAAAACAGTCGCTGGGCAGATTCCTGCCGATGTCTTTAAAAACGCATCACCAAGAGTTTATAACTACGAAAAAGCAGTTAAAAGCAGCAACGGCCAGGTCTTTCCATTCCTGCCCCAAACGGGTGAATCAATCGGTCTTATTTCTCTAGCCGGACTGCTGGCAATATTAGCAACCAGTTTCATATGGCTTCAAAAAAAGAAAAGGAACATTGAAAAATGA
- a CDS encoding SpaA isopeptide-forming pilin-related protein has protein sequence MKKTKNLTIFSLLVLLLSIFLPMTGLLQSNRSAQAAGTTYTNIAPNYQTDASGTRPASANSWSIPGQTDVVNHQGGTAGAWDGVTSWNGDPANKTNSYIKYGSNAANPDFAIRKYARQTATPGLFDIYLNVRGNQQQNITPIDIVFVVDMSGSMGSLGDSGSKATAVRNGIRDFMTAVQNQGYGGYVNVGLVGYSNVIRTTVSMASINANQANINTALATSPNGTTFTQLGIRNGAQMLQSDVSGNKKMMILLTDGIPNMSYHVTQAARTAGTNLPYGTQFRDPSAPNATDSANTATSQLNSPYTVNTIPINDTWAGTIGEAILAKSSPILAEIHVLGIQLASNSYLTSAQITTRMQAIASSDASGPMYQAAGTPAAVTTYLNSQAQNVIQSFNTIVNGSISDSLGSQYLYANPTTLSVTSVGSVAIPTANLPTAVISGGSLQATNLNIGLNQEVQIHYQVRINTEDAAFQPDHWYQTNGRTLLTPNGANPTNQVDFAIPSAKAPGVSIQVNKLWNLLTSASSLPSSIAFTVNRATTTSPTAWQQAKGTLAQSDNWTKSFTQLQSGVNTVYLPKFNNLGQNFVYTVVSEDAVTGFVSNIANNNGVFTITNSELGVNAEKYSRNNQAPLAGSQFVITKYNANWAAVDPTFSPITINGNQSANTKITPGYYQIRESKAPDGYALETTAFNFRVDDQGKFFNASNQEITSAALPGVDNFYLKKTALGAPVIVLAKYDALKAFDLVVNKIDQTTGKPLTGAQFTLKDANGNVINAQESGATATFTFNGLPVGTYTLTETQAPNGYMPFNKTITVTIAADGTVTVTNSDGWTSSLEANGNNKIALTVKNSVKNVFPATGGSGTEKYAVISLSFILTALAASGLYLFRIKRRHKS, from the coding sequence TTGAAAAAGACAAAAAATTTAACCATTTTTTCACTGCTGGTTTTGCTTTTGTCAATCTTCCTGCCAATGACTGGTTTGCTGCAATCAAATCGATCTGCACAGGCTGCCGGGACTACCTATACAAATATCGCACCGAACTATCAGACCGATGCTAGTGGTACACGGCCGGCTTCGGCAAACAGCTGGAGCATCCCTGGGCAGACGGATGTTGTTAACCACCAAGGCGGTACAGCTGGTGCTTGGGACGGGGTGACATCTTGGAATGGCGATCCTGCCAATAAGACTAATTCCTATATCAAGTACGGCAGCAACGCGGCTAATCCGGATTTTGCGATCCGTAAGTACGCTAGGCAGACAGCAACGCCAGGTTTGTTTGATATCTATCTGAATGTCAGAGGCAATCAACAGCAGAATATTACGCCAATTGATATCGTCTTTGTCGTCGATATGTCCGGTTCCATGGGCAGTTTGGGTGATAGCGGGTCAAAGGCTACAGCTGTTCGAAACGGTATTAGAGACTTCATGACTGCGGTTCAAAACCAAGGTTATGGCGGCTACGTTAACGTCGGTTTGGTCGGTTATTCAAATGTGATTCGAACCACAGTTTCAATGGCCAGCATCAATGCCAACCAGGCTAATATTAATACCGCTCTTGCGACCTCGCCTAATGGTACGACCTTTACACAATTAGGTATCAGAAATGGTGCCCAAATGCTGCAGAGTGATGTCAGCGGCAACAAAAAGATGATGATCCTTTTGACCGATGGTATTCCAAATATGTCTTACCATGTCACTCAGGCTGCCAGAACGGCTGGTACTAATTTACCTTACGGGACTCAGTTTAGGGATCCGAGTGCACCAAACGCGACGGATAGTGCAAACACAGCCACCTCGCAATTAAACAGTCCGTATACAGTTAATACCATCCCGATCAATGATACTTGGGCGGGTACGATTGGCGAGGCTATACTGGCCAAAAGCAGCCCGATCTTGGCTGAAATTCACGTTTTGGGTATTCAATTAGCTAGCAATAGCTATCTAACTTCTGCTCAGATCACGACCCGTATGCAGGCGATTGCATCCTCGGATGCGAGTGGCCCGATGTACCAAGCGGCGGGCACACCTGCTGCTGTAACGACCTATTTGAATAGCCAAGCTCAAAATGTGATTCAAAGTTTCAATACGATTGTGAACGGTTCAATCAGTGACTCACTTGGTAGCCAGTACCTATACGCAAATCCGACTACTTTGTCCGTTACAAGTGTGGGAAGTGTTGCGATTCCAACTGCAAACTTGCCGACAGCTGTGATTTCAGGCGGCAGTCTGCAGGCGACAAATCTGAATATTGGCCTAAACCAGGAAGTTCAGATTCACTATCAGGTTCGTATCAATACCGAAGATGCGGCTTTCCAGCCTGATCACTGGTATCAGACCAACGGCCGGACTTTGTTAACACCTAACGGTGCAAATCCGACGAACCAAGTTGACTTCGCGATCCCTTCGGCAAAAGCCCCCGGTGTCTCGATACAGGTCAACAAGCTTTGGAATCTGCTGACATCTGCCAGCTCATTACCATCGTCGATTGCCTTTACTGTGAATCGTGCGACGACCACATCACCAACAGCTTGGCAGCAGGCTAAAGGGACATTGGCTCAGTCTGATAACTGGACAAAAAGTTTCACACAGCTGCAAAGCGGCGTGAACACGGTTTATCTGCCTAAGTTCAACAATTTAGGACAGAATTTTGTCTACACGGTCGTGTCCGAAGATGCAGTGACGGGATTTGTTTCCAATATTGCCAATAATAATGGTGTCTTTACAATCACAAATAGCGAACTTGGCGTGAACGCTGAAAAATACAGCCGCAACAACCAAGCTCCTTTGGCAGGATCGCAATTTGTGATCACGAAGTACAACGCTAATTGGGCAGCTGTTGATCCAACCTTCAGCCCGATTACGATTAACGGCAATCAATCAGCAAACACGAAAATTACGCCGGGCTATTATCAAATCCGGGAAAGCAAAGCCCCGGACGGATACGCTTTAGAGACAACGGCCTTTAATTTCCGTGTTGATGATCAAGGAAAATTCTTTAATGCAAGTAATCAAGAAATCACGTCTGCGGCGTTGCCGGGTGTCGACAATTTCTACCTTAAGAAGACTGCTCTCGGCGCACCGGTGATTGTGCTGGCAAAGTATGACGCGCTTAAAGCCTTTGATCTGGTAGTTAATAAGATCGATCAGACGACTGGCAAACCGCTTACTGGTGCACAATTCACGTTAAAAGACGCCAATGGCAACGTTATTAACGCTCAAGAGAGTGGTGCGACAGCAACGTTTACCTTCAATGGCCTTCCGGTTGGCACATATACATTGACAGAGACGCAAGCCCCTAACGGTTATATGCCTTTCAATAAGACCATTACGGTCACAATTGCTGCTGACGGTACTGTCACAGTGACAAATAGTGACGGCTGGACTTCCTCATTAGAAGCTAACGGCAATAACAAAATCGCTTTGACGGTTAAAAATTCTGTGAAAAACGTCTTCCCGGCAACGGGCGGGTCTGGAACGGAAAAATATGCCGTCATCTCGCTTTCCTTTATTCTGACTGCTTTGGCAGCCAGCGGCCTATATCTATTCCGGATTAAGAGGAGGCATAAGTCATGA
- a CDS encoding FAD:protein FMN transferase, producing the protein MKKKIWFLLIILVLVSASVFIYFSANGKEKQSVQYTDVPYQKNAFLMGTICTLTIYDKGKESVLNKGINTIRHFDQEATLTRSGSVLDAINANAGIKPVKIPADFWELIEKAMYFSKNSNDSFDMAIGAVTNLWQIGLPGARVPAPSEIKAALPLLDYHDVILNKQQHTVYLTRKGMRLDFGGIAKGYIADKVKQTFLKNHVTSAIISLGGNIYVIGQSHPASGTRDWNVGIQNPNQSRGSSIGFVRESNMSIVTAGTYEQYLIANGHKYIYLMDPKTGYPYENNLISATIVSKESVDGDALSNAAFDKGLKKGLAYMNHKNKDGIQAIFITKAHKVFITNGLKNNFKLTDNSYHMGN; encoded by the coding sequence ATGAAGAAGAAAATTTGGTTTTTGTTAATCATATTGGTACTTGTTTCGGCGAGTGTTTTCATCTATTTTTCTGCGAATGGCAAAGAAAAACAAAGCGTGCAATATACGGACGTGCCCTACCAAAAAAACGCGTTTCTCATGGGCACCATTTGTACCCTGACCATTTATGACAAAGGCAAAGAATCTGTCTTAAATAAAGGTATCAATACAATCCGTCATTTTGACCAAGAAGCGACTTTGACTCGGTCTGGTTCTGTCCTAGATGCAATTAATGCTAACGCCGGTATCAAGCCGGTTAAAATCCCGGCTGATTTTTGGGAACTGATCGAAAAAGCCATGTATTTCTCAAAAAATTCCAATGACAGCTTTGATATGGCTATCGGCGCCGTGACGAATTTATGGCAAATTGGGCTTCCTGGTGCACGTGTGCCGGCTCCATCCGAGATTAAAGCAGCTTTGCCCCTACTCGATTACCATGATGTGATTTTAAACAAGCAGCAGCACACAGTCTATTTAACACGTAAAGGCATGCGCCTTGATTTCGGCGGCATCGCTAAAGGCTATATTGCCGACAAAGTGAAACAAACTTTCTTAAAGAACCACGTCACAAGCGCCATTATCAGCCTCGGCGGCAACATTTACGTGATTGGCCAGAGTCATCCAGCTTCCGGCACACGCGATTGGAATGTCGGTATCCAAAATCCGAATCAGTCGCGCGGTTCCAGTATCGGCTTTGTGCGCGAATCCAACATGTCGATCGTGACAGCCGGCACTTATGAGCAGTATCTAATAGCAAACGGCCATAAATATATTTACCTAATGGATCCGAAAACCGGCTACCCTTACGAAAATAATCTGATCTCCGCCACGATCGTCTCAAAAGAATCCGTTGACGGCGACGCCTTATCGAATGCCGCTTTTGACAAGGGACTGAAAAAGGGCCTAGCTTACATGAACCATAAAAATAAAGACGGCATTCAAGCCATCTTCATCACAAAAGCGCACAAAGTATTTATCACCAACGGCCTGAAAAATAACTTCAAATTAACCGACAACAGCTATCATATGGGCAATTAG
- a CDS encoding class I SAM-dependent methyltransferase, giving the protein MARNYEKLSEAYYDKIAARFDWSIDGLLSYPFKRLINHELHLQHGQQLLDVGCANGRLLALLNRQAKIQATGLDISAQMIALAKKRLPRGRFVCASAERLPFADGEFDYVICSASFHHFPDPDLFLQEAKRCLEKQGRLIIAEVNIPIFHDFYNRHVAATSEDGDVKAYRPSELSVLFQRNGWQIQKRRLIFQIQYYELSL; this is encoded by the coding sequence ATGGCGAGGAATTACGAGAAACTCAGCGAAGCCTATTACGACAAAATTGCAGCACGTTTTGACTGGTCAATTGATGGCCTTTTGTCATATCCTTTCAAACGGCTGATCAATCATGAACTGCATCTGCAGCATGGCCAGCAGTTATTAGATGTTGGTTGTGCCAACGGCCGTTTGCTGGCTTTATTGAACAGGCAGGCTAAGATTCAGGCAACTGGTCTTGATATCTCAGCGCAAATGATCGCGCTGGCCAAAAAACGTTTGCCAAGAGGCCGCTTTGTCTGTGCTTCAGCTGAGAGACTGCCTTTTGCAGATGGCGAATTTGATTATGTGATTTGTTCAGCTTCTTTTCACCATTTTCCTGATCCGGACCTCTTTTTGCAGGAGGCTAAAAGGTGCCTGGAAAAACAGGGCCGGCTGATCATTGCTGAAGTGAATATCCCGATTTTTCATGATTTTTATAATCGGCATGTGGCGGCAACTTCTGAAGATGGGGACGTCAAAGCTTATCGGCCAAGCGAGCTGAGTGTTTTGTTTCAACGGAATGGCTGGCAAATCCAAAAACGGCGGCTGATTTTTCAGATACAATATTATGAATTGAGCCTTTAA
- a CDS encoding FAD-dependent oxidoreductase encodes MTKSNIVIVGGGFGGIYAAKSLAKRLKKNSDVHITIIDKHSYMTYMTELYEVAADRVAPSAIQYDLHNLFSHRKNVSIVTDEVTGIDRQKKQVIAKNSRYDYDYLLLSVGSQPNTFGTPGVDEYGYMLGSVDEAINLKHAIEAHIRAGAAEQDPDKRKSLLTISVVGSGFTGIEMTGELLDWKKILAKENKIDPSEIRLALIEMAPTLMNMLDRKDADKGEKYLVKHGVEILKNTDVVSVGQHTIDFKGGDSFQTSTLIWTAGIKAADSIKQFGLSQGHAGRLLVNKQGQSVDDANIYAFGDVSLTDADGSGKGQPQTVQGAEAGAHVAAKNVALAISGEEPNAVFEGKYSGFVIAISSKYGVAHIGKNTHLSGFWAQAVKHMINFMYFFQITNAYYFWLYFRHEFFNTANERNLFHGYVSRQGNVLWSVPARLFLGAAWLVDVSHKVSGEGSWFVNKLRLSSFDWLVTNTTSGATPKSGAAAATAKAAKATFSLSYEYGHQPMLIFQHMPKWYYDVTKFMIPNTNMAFFMQKTMTILELLIGLALIVGLFTWLASAASVAFVVIFSLSSMFYWTNIWMIPIAIAAMNGSGRIFGLDKYAMPWIGKHLRHWWYGKEKAIYKK; translated from the coding sequence ATGACGAAGAGCAATATCGTTATTGTTGGCGGCGGTTTTGGTGGAATTTACGCCGCGAAAAGCCTTGCTAAAAGACTGAAGAAAAATTCCGATGTTCACATCACAATCATTGATAAGCACTCATACATGACCTACATGACCGAACTTTACGAGGTTGCCGCTGATCGTGTCGCACCCAGTGCTATTCAATATGATCTGCACAACCTGTTCAGCCATCGGAAAAATGTCTCGATCGTGACTGATGAAGTCACAGGCATCGATCGTCAGAAAAAACAAGTAATAGCTAAAAACAGCCGTTATGACTATGATTACCTCCTATTGAGCGTCGGATCACAGCCGAATACCTTCGGGACGCCCGGTGTTGACGAATATGGCTACATGCTGGGATCAGTCGACGAGGCAATTAATTTAAAGCATGCCATTGAAGCTCACATCCGTGCAGGTGCCGCTGAACAGGATCCGGACAAGCGCAAAAGCCTGCTGACGATTTCAGTGGTCGGGTCCGGTTTTACAGGTATCGAAATGACCGGCGAACTGCTGGACTGGAAAAAAATCCTTGCTAAAGAAAATAAGATCGATCCGTCCGAGATCAGGCTGGCTTTGATCGAAATGGCACCGACTCTGATGAACATGCTTGACCGCAAAGATGCCGACAAGGGCGAAAAATATCTGGTCAAACACGGCGTAGAGATTCTGAAAAACACAGATGTTGTCAGTGTCGGCCAGCACACGATTGATTTTAAAGGCGGAGACAGTTTTCAAACATCGACTTTAATCTGGACTGCCGGTATCAAAGCAGCCGATAGTATCAAACAATTCGGCCTGTCACAAGGGCATGCCGGCCGTCTGCTGGTCAACAAACAAGGCCAGTCAGTCGACGATGCCAATATTTATGCCTTTGGCGATGTCTCTTTGACCGATGCTGACGGCAGCGGCAAAGGCCAGCCGCAGACTGTTCAAGGCGCTGAAGCTGGTGCACATGTCGCAGCTAAAAATGTTGCCCTGGCTATTTCCGGAGAAGAACCTAATGCCGTCTTTGAAGGCAAATATTCTGGTTTTGTCATCGCAATCAGTTCCAAATACGGCGTTGCCCACATCGGCAAAAATACACACTTGAGCGGTTTTTGGGCTCAAGCCGTCAAACACATGATTAATTTCATGTACTTTTTCCAGATCACGAATGCTTATTATTTCTGGCTCTATTTCCGGCACGAATTCTTTAATACAGCCAACGAGCGCAACCTCTTCCACGGCTATGTCAGCCGTCAAGGCAATGTCCTCTGGTCTGTGCCGGCCCGGCTCTTTTTAGGCGCCGCTTGGCTCGTCGATGTCTCGCACAAAGTTAGCGGTGAAGGTTCCTGGTTCGTTAACAAGCTGCGCTTAAGCAGTTTTGATTGGCTGGTCACTAACACGACTTCCGGTGCAACACCTAAATCTGGTGCCGCCGCTGCCACAGCCAAGGCAGCCAAAGCCACTTTTTCCCTTTCTTATGAATACGGCCATCAGCCGATGCTGATTTTCCAGCACATGCCAAAATGGTATTACGATGTGACTAAATTCATGATTCCTAACACCAATATGGCTTTCTTCATGCAAAAAACCATGACGATTCTAGAATTATTAATTGGCCTAGCCTTGATTGTCGGCCTCTTCACTTGGCTGGCATCGGCTGCTTCGGTCGCATTTGTCGTCATCTTCTCACTCAGTTCAATGTTTTATTGGACAAACATCTGGATGATCCCCATCGCCATAGCCGCCATGAACGGGTCAGGACGCATCTTCGGCTTGGATAAATATGCGATGCCTTGGATAGGCAAACACCTGCGTCATTGGTGGTATGGTAAGGAAAAAGCAATTTACAAGAAGTAA
- a CDS encoding NusG domain II-containing protein, whose amino-acid sequence MKHAFQADQTKKYLHMIKPLDLIIVVFLIFASFIPVGIFSYQEGIKQSAGAQEVLTAVVTHKGQVVRKIRLTGHRGVTKYRFTNGKAYDVIVATGNEVRVIEANCPDQICVHHAPIDQAGQSIVCLPHKLIIEVKSGSGRTFGGIVN is encoded by the coding sequence ATGAAGCACGCATTTCAAGCAGATCAGACGAAAAAATATCTGCACATGATCAAACCACTGGACCTGATCATCGTTGTCTTCTTGATTTTTGCTTCATTTATCCCGGTAGGCATCTTTTCCTATCAAGAAGGCATCAAACAATCAGCCGGCGCACAGGAAGTTCTCACAGCGGTTGTCACTCACAAAGGGCAGGTTGTGCGAAAAATCCGTTTAACCGGACATCGCGGCGTGACTAAATACCGTTTTACGAATGGGAAAGCCTATGATGTCATCGTGGCGACTGGCAATGAAGTCCGAGTGATCGAAGCAAACTGCCCCGATCAGATCTGTGTCCACCATGCACCGATCGATCAAGCCGGCCAGTCAATCGTCTGCCTGCCGCATAAATTAATCATCGAAGTCAAATCCGGCAGTGGACGGACTTTCGGAGGCATTGTCAATTGA